In Triticum urartu cultivar G1812 chromosome 6, Tu2.1, whole genome shotgun sequence, the following proteins share a genomic window:
- the LOC125513758 gene encoding H/ACA ribonucleoprotein complex non-core subunit NAF1-like yields the protein MRKPRLLCSPPWSPWRIPQQNPSPKPPHSPPAVLNPPLRLCLEPHPEPLSHSVAPSASPLALPSSRRRGALATHPRRHRSAPPVPPTRSPLPARELVAIYTEMDSEVLVKEVLKDGRGKGEEGSKDEAAVRAEMIPEVSLEKEVEGGGSKGEDQSNGEASGDAEMNSEVSAEVETENGGSKGKEESEAEEEDGESGEATSSSEEEEEDDDEEGEESSEASSSSDEEEQRANNHCGVGDMAALIEEGKLMVGINDDDDDDDDEDEEEEEASQGHVNSKHEAEILPPVPKIEVQLEPHHKALPVGTISSIMGERVIVEGSAQHNPLNEGSILWRTESRTPLGIVEELFGPVKNPYYLVRYNSVEEVPSGISAGTAVSFVMEFANHILNVKELYTKGYDGSGDNIEDQTDDPEFSDDEKEAEYKRSLRLAKGQTDRQLDSKKHSGDKKRKQPKDAGFHKGIPRTHDVATPAHQSKHRIYRSDMAPVADNSGRSRTSVPIMTPPVTLNPAMASAIQFADQIGGCFPNPSHQFLPQQPNVVWPGGFPPSMYPNMGINGAALAANIMQNILSGSNQYRQHYQNQNFGGFLNGIPMIPTQFIPQSGMPVNPMPFGGPQVNPPFGPTSELGMGQGNFGNLGYLAGDQGLPHPGLPNAQGYGRLPSSHGGGGQRPMQFNSGQFNQGSSSLSGRRPQQQGGQHSQGRGSGGHH from the exons ATGCGAAAGCCTCGTCTCCTTTGCTCACCGCCCTGGTCGCCGTGGCGAATCCCGCAACAAAACCCTAGCCCAAAACCCCCACATAGCCCCCCCGCAGTACTGAACCCTCCTTTGCGGCTTTGCCTCGAGCCCCACCCCGAGCCACTGTCACACTCCGTCGCGCCTTCCGCCTCTCCCCTTGCGCTCCCGTCGAGCCGGCGGCGCGGTGCCCTCGCTACACACCCCCGGCGTCACCGCTCAGCTCCGCCGGTACCGCCAACGCGTTCGCCTCTCCCAGCACGCGAGCTAGTTGCTATTTACACTGAGATGGATTCTGAGGTTCTGGTGAAAGAGGTACTGAAAGACggaagggggaagggggaggAGGGGAGCAAAGACGAAGCTGCTGTTCGTGCTGAGATGATTCCCGAGGTCTCGTTGGAAAAGGAAGTGGAAGGTGgaggaagcaagggggaggaccAGAGCAACGGCGAGGCTTCCGGTGATGCTGAGATGAATTCTGAAGTCTCGGCGGAAGTGGAAACGGAGAATGGAGGAAGCAAGGGTAAGGAGGAGAGCGAGGCCGAGGAGGAAGATGGGGAATCAGGGGAGGCTACTTCGAGTagtgaggaggaggaagaggatgacgatgaggagggggaggagtCAAGTGAAGCGTCGTCGAGCAGTGATGAGGAAGAGCAGAGGGCTAATAACCATTGTGGTGTCGGTGACATGGCGGCCCTCATTGAGGAGGGCAAATTGATGGTTGGAATcaatgatgacgatgatgatgatgatgacgaagacgaggaggaggaggaagcatCGCAGGGTCATGTCAACTCCAAACATGAAGCAGAG ATCCTTCCTCCAGTGCCGAAGATCGAAGTCCAGCTGGAACCACATCATAAGGCACTCCCAGTGGGAACAATTTCATCT ATCATGGGTGAGAGAGTGATTGTTGAAGGGTCAGCGCAACACAATCCCCTGAATGAGGGTTCTATACTCTGGAGGACTGAAAGCAGGACACCACTTGGTATTGTTGAGGAATTATTTGGACCAGTAAAAAACCCATACTATCTCGTGCGGTATAACTCTGTGGAAGAAGTCCCTTCTGGGATCAGTGCTGGAACTGCTGTCTCTTTTGTTATGGAATTTGCAAATCATATCTTAAATGTGAAGGAGCTATACACCAAAGGCTATGATGGATCAGGAGATAATATTGAGGACCAAACAGATGATCCTGAATTTTCTGATGACGAGAAAGAGGCTGAGTACAAAAGATCATTACGGCTGGCAAAAGGGCAGACTGATAGGCAACTTGACTCTAAGAAGCATTCTGGTGATAAGAAGAGGAAGCAGCCCAAGGATGCTGGATTCCATAAGGGTATACCTAGGACCCATGATGTAGCAACACCAGCTCACCAATCAAAACACCGTATTTATCGCTCAGATATGGCTCCTGTTGCTGATAACTCGGGACGTTCACGTACGAGTGTACCAATAATGACACCACCAGTCACACTGAATCCTGCTATGGCATCAGCCATTCAGTTTGCAGACCAGATTGGTGGCTGCTTCCCTAACCCATCACACCAGTTCTTACCACAGCAGCCAAATGTGGTTTGGCCTGGTGGGTTTCCACCTTCTATGTACCCGAACATGGGAATTAACGGAGCTGCTCTTGCAGCTAATATTATGCAGAACATACTCAGTGGATCCAATCAATACCGGCAACATTACCAGAATCAGAATTTTGGTGGATTCCTCAATGGAATACCCATGATCCCAACACAGTTTATTCCGCAGAGCGGAATGCCTGTAAATCCAATGCCTTTTGGTGGACCACAAGTAAATCCTCCATTTGGTCCAACATCTGAACTGGGGATGGGGCAGGGGAACTTTGGTAATCTTGGGTACTTGGCCGGGGATCAAGGGCTGCCGCACCCTGGGTTGCCTAATGCTCAGGGATATGGGCGCCTACCATCGTCACATGGAGGTGGTGGTCAGCGTCCTATGCAATTCAATTCTGGGCAGTTTAATCAGGGGAGCTCGTCCTTATCTGGAAGAAGGCCACAACAACAGGGAGGCCAGCACTCACAGGGGAGAGGTAGTGGCGGGCATCACTAA